From Candidatus Atelocyanobacterium thalassa isolate ALOHA, a single genomic window includes:
- a CDS encoding translocation/assembly module TamB domain-containing protein has protein sequence MAKSSLEPLSKVSKYQALKSKWAGLVGFVRKPFVLFSTGVVVSLGILLYGGANYFVYHKLSFILSSRLSKILERDVKVGLIENLSINSIRIGNLSISATKNSGDYIDIQNATITVDFFTFLIKQTLDVNIFVNNPNFYVSQDKKEKWIALPELKLQEELNIPIKIKTNFYLNNANVFILPNNFKKIAKLNVNGKFSYTYKSNNNQKINYFVNVGLLGSEIDIKGLTDIKSWKTRTKIVVNRLELDKLFSSSNNLFTQLSKGFLNTDLNISLPSLKEIEKIKGAGKLKVTNLTSTVKELESPINIYLGLEFIGQTLKFNRTKMIFGNTITKLEGSINLQKGYDIYINSNYSLINKFPDFLNDESKPKLYGNIKSEIRLTGKVEDPIFTGIIKNNKPLLIKNSFIENFQIIFKANLRKINLKRFQIQTSEGGELFAAGEAYIDFLNLIHENEFINWQKIPVLLGLQINLPFEKVLSSYHKISEDIRFGELKIHGEFKGNLGNPKGKIIWSAPQIVKIAKQQLSGKGTIIFGKKNIFLKDTVLNTDKGNLQIKGIGNISSKKWSNLIVANNFSFNPLIKLSCTLIACPKDLTNQPIVFRKGTIRLTGQLNNLTINSFESLEKILFSVGESSIYIQTKFSKKHIAGNIFISDLLFNRYFSLLPTSVNLDRGNINFSGSLINLSNIKISDIKNFDINGTMQISLQNNPVTTDVEIRNGILTSSIKANHLFFKSHSPILSNQIQTTSKVNITGNINSFISSLRTTPNINSFSGNADIEFFLNNNPIKITSTLSDGTIKGIARFSDFHLDNFISNLPVLNHKVQGQIAISSRLLPLIRKKPDLTNTEAHIDLQLTAGEGIINSTTHLKHNRWNSKINASQFNPRLILNNILPKTLKTNSSNLSGQAILSGNISNLFNREENLRIKAKNIIIQSQEYKQSLNATGDIFVFNIFTKPDINAYLSLEVNSILDKIHLNQFFPSSSSKIKFFAKELQLKGSGRFKGTLIIKKLLTDVFSGGNLQILGDLILQNFAINEKFFEPLLVGKINIPVGKSIFVDLQGSEDIIKMSLQPCIKSKCSLPYLPSFFTLLQKFGSEVPMVIQSKLKNDDVVATIKALPLNIFNIPPSKNYNISNYISGVLDTEIIINPFNLEGKGKLKIKNPNTDLIETPQLGAEIVYKNNIINLENITLGLRKSLYQAQASINLISEDISGVLSIKEGQIKDLFAISKVFNIERLLDLLQVKTIDSQNIVDLLPESIGNVDANIAEQINLLAIIDQNIRNLADKKEKWGVPTELDIRGNFDTNIILGGNLHDPRVDITLTGKKWEWHSREPYRDVINPLGLIVRRQSFIPIDEVLINAKLANNIININPAFIQINGTSLGLDGEFSLQEIDANWQINYLSVDTIKNFINIPINATGALNASGSIIGDTFNPQLQGNFAFVDAAFEGQSLNSTVEGQFSYENSRFQLLTNESSIIFASVNIPFINYEENNEFDINIQLDTEALQLLSIITNEQISLTSGEGQINAQATGQLDASQGLLLSDLSIGGAIILNETIFQSKTLSQPLTVSGKININKQIIDVKEIQGNFADSTLKISGILPLFKPQENLNNPLIISIDKGEIKLEELYKGIVDGELTITGAAIQPIIGGQIKLIDGQIFLPTKVEDQEETVAQINQWVKRRSRQNNANSQFISFIPELQNFQLSLENLFIEVLPLFRFDFGGDVMISGSLTDFTSVKPEGKIDVNRGLVNFLDTRFFVERRKDNKIVFIPEKGLLNPSLDISMRAIVSEVPDTARNFRTGDTTEIPDDSLSKVQRIDIDLSLDGPLSQLTPNLGKDANQVCQINNLLKPIQNTTHLSETDLETASICLQAITTKGTVGEQLLSNPVINLTSNPPRSQGEIVRLLGEQFLVLAEELQDQNTEQLVQFGIVQLALPMVFQSFIYDLESSVNETINSADFRIVPFLETIYEVENKGYVRLSYDYALNGFRVRYEKRF, from the coding sequence ATGGCTAAAAGCTCCCTTGAGCCGCTTTCAAAAGTATCTAAATATCAAGCATTAAAATCAAAGTGGGCAGGACTAGTTGGCTTTGTTAGAAAACCTTTTGTTCTATTTTCCACAGGAGTGGTTGTGTCATTAGGGATTTTACTCTATGGAGGAGCCAACTATTTTGTGTATCATAAATTATCATTTATTCTTTCATCTAGATTAAGCAAAATTCTGGAAAGAGATGTCAAGGTTGGATTAATCGAAAATCTTTCTATTAATTCTATTCGAATTGGAAATTTATCTATTTCTGCAACTAAAAATAGTGGAGACTATATTGATATTCAAAACGCTACTATTACTGTAGATTTTTTTACATTTCTTATAAAACAAACTTTAGACGTTAACATTTTTGTCAATAATCCAAATTTTTATGTCAGTCAAGATAAGAAAGAAAAATGGATAGCATTACCAGAATTAAAGTTACAAGAAGAGTTAAATATACCCATTAAGATTAAAACCAATTTTTATTTAAATAATGCTAATGTTTTTATACTTCCTAATAATTTTAAGAAGATAGCAAAATTAAATGTTAACGGAAAATTTTCATACACATATAAATCAAATAATAATCAAAAAATAAACTATTTTGTAAATGTTGGCTTGTTAGGAAGTGAAATTGATATTAAAGGTCTTACGGATATAAAATCTTGGAAAACCAGAACGAAAATCGTAGTTAATAGACTTGAATTAGATAAATTATTTAGTTCAAGTAATAATTTATTTACTCAGCTAAGCAAAGGATTCTTAAACACTGATCTGAATATTTCTCTACCTTCATTAAAAGAGATAGAAAAAATCAAAGGAGCAGGAAAACTAAAAGTTACTAATCTTACATCAACAGTTAAAGAGTTAGAATCCCCAATAAATATATATTTAGGTCTTGAGTTTATTGGGCAAACCCTTAAATTCAACAGAACTAAAATGATATTTGGAAATACCATAACAAAACTTGAAGGTTCTATTAATTTACAAAAAGGTTATGACATTTATATTAATTCCAACTATTCTCTAATCAATAAGTTTCCAGACTTTCTCAATGATGAATCAAAGCCAAAGTTATACGGGAATATAAAAAGCGAAATAAGATTAACCGGCAAAGTTGAAGATCCTATTTTTACGGGAATAATTAAAAATAACAAACCACTATTAATTAAAAATAGTTTTATTGAAAATTTTCAAATTATATTTAAAGCTAATTTAAGAAAGATTAATTTAAAGCGCTTTCAAATTCAAACGAGTGAAGGAGGAGAACTTTTTGCAGCAGGGGAAGCATATATAGACTTTTTAAATCTGATACACGAAAATGAGTTTATAAATTGGCAAAAGATTCCTGTCTTATTAGGTTTACAAATAAATCTTCCGTTTGAAAAAGTTTTAAGTTCTTACCATAAAATATCTGAGGATATTAGATTTGGTGAATTAAAAATTCATGGAGAGTTTAAAGGGAACCTTGGAAATCCCAAAGGGAAAATTATATGGTCTGCTCCTCAAATAGTAAAAATTGCAAAACAACAATTATCTGGAAAAGGGACAATCATTTTTGGTAAAAAAAATATTTTTTTAAAAGATACAGTACTTAATACTGACAAAGGTAATCTTCAAATTAAAGGGATAGGTAATATAAGTAGTAAAAAATGGAGTAATTTAATTGTTGCAAATAACTTTTCTTTTAATCCACTTATAAAATTATCTTGTACTTTGATTGCATGTCCTAAAGATTTAACAAATCAACCTATCGTCTTTCGCAAAGGAACCATTAGATTAACAGGTCAATTAAATAATCTTACTATCAATAGTTTTGAGAGCCTAGAAAAGATACTATTTAGCGTAGGGGAAAGTAGTATATACATTCAAACAAAATTTTCGAAAAAACATATAGCAGGAAATATTTTTATTTCAGATTTATTATTTAATAGGTATTTTTCGCTTTTACCTACCTCTGTAAATCTTGATCGAGGCAACATAAACTTCAGTGGTTCTTTAATAAATTTATCTAATATTAAAATTTCTGATATCAAAAATTTTGATATTAATGGAACTATGCAGATATCTTTACAGAATAACCCTGTGACTACTGATGTAGAAATCAGAAACGGTATTTTAACTTCCTCAATTAAAGCCAACCATCTTTTTTTTAAATCTCATTCTCCTATCTTATCGAATCAGATACAGACTACTAGCAAAGTAAATATTACTGGCAACATAAATTCTTTTATCTCTTCTTTAAGAACTACTCCTAATATTAATAGCTTTAGTGGAAATGCTGATATAGAATTTTTTCTAAACAATAATCCTATCAAGATTACAAGTACTTTAAGCGATGGAACCATAAAAGGAATAGCCCGATTTTCTGATTTCCATTTAGATAATTTCATATCTAACTTGCCTGTTTTAAATCACAAAGTTCAAGGACAAATAGCTATTTCAAGTCGACTACTACCTTTAATAAGAAAAAAACCTGATCTTACCAATACAGAAGCACATATTGATTTGCAATTAACAGCAGGCGAAGGAATTATAAATTCTACAACTCATTTAAAACATAATAGATGGAATTCTAAAATTAATGCATCTCAATTCAATCCAAGATTAATTCTAAATAACATTCTTCCTAAGACATTAAAAACTAATAGCAGTAATTTAAGTGGGCAAGCGATACTTTCTGGTAATATATCAAATCTATTTAATAGAGAAGAGAATTTACGAATTAAAGCCAAAAATATAATAATTCAGTCTCAAGAATATAAACAATCTTTAAATGCAACTGGAGACATTTTTGTTTTTAATATATTTACAAAACCCGATATAAACGCTTATCTTTCTTTAGAAGTAAATTCGATTCTTGACAAAATTCATCTGAATCAATTTTTCCCATCATCTTCTTCTAAAATAAAGTTTTTTGCTAAAGAACTACAATTAAAAGGTAGTGGAAGGTTTAAAGGGACCTTGATTATAAAAAAATTATTAACTGATGTATTCTCTGGAGGAAACCTTCAAATACTAGGAGATTTAATTCTACAAAATTTTGCTATTAATGAAAAATTTTTTGAACCTTTACTAGTAGGTAAAATCAATATTCCTGTGGGGAAAAGTATCTTTGTTGATTTACAAGGTTCTGAAGATATAATTAAAATGTCTTTGCAACCATGTATTAAGTCAAAATGTTCTTTGCCATATCTCCCATCATTTTTTACATTACTTCAGAAATTTGGCTCAGAAGTACCAATGGTTATACAAAGTAAATTAAAAAATGATGATGTAGTTGCTACTATTAAAGCACTTCCGCTTAATATTTTTAATATACCTCCGAGTAAAAACTATAATATATCCAATTACATTTCAGGTGTACTAGACACTGAAATTATTATCAATCCATTTAACTTAGAAGGGAAAGGAAAGTTAAAAATTAAAAACCCTAATACTGATCTTATTGAGACACCACAGTTAGGGGCTGAAATAGTTTATAAAAATAATATTATCAACTTAGAAAATATTACTTTAGGCTTAAGAAAAAGCTTATATCAAGCGCAAGCATCAATTAATTTAATCTCAGAAGATATTAGTGGTGTATTAAGCATTAAAGAGGGACAAATAAAAGATTTATTTGCCATATCAAAAGTTTTTAATATCGAACGTTTACTCGATTTATTACAAGTTAAAACTATTGACAGTCAAAACATAGTAGATCTTTTGCCTGAATCAATAGGGAATGTTGATGCTAATATTGCAGAACAAATCAATTTATTAGCAATAATCGATCAAAATATACGTAATCTAGCTGATAAGAAAGAAAAATGGGGCGTCCCTACTGAACTTGATATTCGTGGAAACTTTGATACAAATATCATATTAGGGGGTAATTTGCACGATCCCAGAGTAGATATCACTTTAACAGGTAAAAAATGGGAATGGCATTCTCGAGAACCTTATCGTGATGTTATAAATCCTTTAGGTTTAATTGTTCGAAGACAATCATTTATTCCTATTGATGAAGTATTAATTAATGCTAAGCTCGCAAATAATATTATCAACATTAATCCTGCTTTTATTCAAATTAATGGTACTAGTCTTGGTTTAGATGGAGAATTTTCTTTACAAGAAATTGATGCTAACTGGCAAATTAACTATCTTTCAGTTGACACTATTAAAAATTTTATAAATATTCCCATAAATGCTACTGGAGCATTAAATGCATCAGGTTCTATTATTGGAGATACTTTCAATCCCCAACTCCAAGGTAATTTTGCATTTGTAGATGCTGCATTTGAAGGACAATCATTAAATTCAACCGTTGAAGGACAATTTAGTTACGAAAATTCTCGATTTCAACTTTTAACTAATGAATCATCAATAATATTTGCATCTGTTAATATTCCGTTCATAAACTATGAAGAAAATAATGAGTTTGATATTAATATTCAACTAGATACTGAGGCACTTCAATTGCTAAGTATCATAACAAACGAACAAATATCTTTAACTAGTGGAGAAGGTCAAATTAATGCACAAGCTACAGGTCAATTAGATGCATCCCAAGGATTATTATTATCAGATTTAAGTATAGGGGGAGCCATTATACTTAATGAAACAATATTTCAGAGCAAAACACTTTCTCAACCACTAACAGTTAGCGGGAAGATCAATATTAATAAACAAATTATTGATGTCAAAGAAATACAAGGTAATTTTGCTGACAGTACCTTAAAAATTAGTGGTATTCTACCTTTATTTAAACCACAAGAAAACTTAAACAATCCTTTAATTATTTCAATTGATAAAGGAGAAATAAAATTAGAGGAATTGTATAAAGGTATAGTAGACGGTGAGTTGACAATAACAGGTGCTGCTATTCAACCAATTATTGGTGGTCAAATAAAATTAATTGATGGGCAAATATTCTTACCAACAAAGGTGGAAGACCAGGAAGAGACTGTTGCTCAAATTAATCAATGGGTAAAGAGAAGATCAAGACAGAATAATGCAAATAGTCAGTTTATTTCCTTTATTCCTGAATTACAGAATTTTCAATTAAGTCTTGAAAATTTATTTATCGAAGTATTACCTTTGTTTAGATTTGATTTTGGTGGCGACGTTATGATAAGTGGTTCATTAACAGACTTTACTTCAGTAAAACCAGAAGGGAAAATTGATGTAAATAGAGGTTTAGTAAATTTCTTAGACACTCGTTTCTTCGTTGAACGAAGAAAAGATAATAAGATTGTCTTTATTCCAGAAAAAGGTTTACTAAATCCTAGTTTAGATATTTCTATGAGAGCTATTGTTTCAGAGGTTCCGGACACGGCTAGAAATTTTCGAACAGGAGATACTACTGAAATTCCTGATGACAGTTTAAGTAAGGTACAAAGGATTGATATTGATTTATCACTTGATGGTCCTTTGTCTCAATTAACTCCAAACTTAGGAAAAGATGCAAATCAAGTTTGCCAAATAAATAATTTACTTAAACCAATCCAAAATACTACTCATCTATCTGAAACAGATTTAGAAACTGCTAGTATTTGCTTACAAGCTATTACAACAAAAGGAACTGTAGGAGAGCAACTATTAAGTAATCCTGTTATTAATTTAACTAGTAATCCTCCACGATCCCAAGGAGAAATTGTTCGTTTATTAGGAGAACAATTTTTAGTTTTAGCAGAAGAATTACAAGATCAGAATACAGAACAATTAGTACAATTTGGTATTGTACAATTAGCTTTACCAATGGTATTTCAAAGTTTTATTTACGATTTAGAGTCATCTGTAAATGAAACTATTAATAGTGCAGATTTTAGAATTGTCCCTTTTTTAGAAACCATATATGAAGTTGAAAACAAAGGTTATGTACGTTTATCTTATGATTATGCTCTTAATGGATTTCGTGTTAGGTATGAAAAGCGTTTTTAA
- a CDS encoding 6-pyruvoyl trahydropterin synthase family protein → MKCTVNRRAEFSASHRYYLPEWSITKNEEEFGANSFSPGHGHNYVLFISLEGEINKYGMVENLSFIKKIIKQRVIDELNYSCLNNIWQEFSDTLPTTENIARIIWEHLYPHLPITGIKLFEHPKLWAEYRGNDMQATLTTQVHFSAAHRLALPNLSLEENTNIYGKCARVHGHGHNYHLDISVSGNIDVRTGMIVNLVDLQNIINDYVIEPFDHTFLNKDIPYFVQTIPTAENITLYIAQLLEEPIRNLGVVLHKVKLTESPNNSCEIYCS, encoded by the coding sequence ATGAAATGTACTGTCAATCGTCGCGCCGAATTTAGTGCCAGTCATCGATACTACTTGCCAGAATGGAGTATAACTAAGAATGAAGAAGAATTTGGAGCTAACAGTTTTTCCCCAGGTCATGGACATAACTACGTTTTATTTATTTCACTGGAAGGAGAAATAAATAAGTATGGAATGGTTGAAAACCTTTCTTTTATTAAAAAAATAATTAAACAACGAGTTATTGATGAACTTAACTATTCTTGTTTAAATAATATTTGGCAAGAATTTAGTGATACTTTACCCACTACTGAAAATATTGCTAGGATAATTTGGGAACACTTATATCCACATCTACCTATTACTGGCATAAAGTTATTTGAGCACCCCAAACTTTGGGCTGAATACCGAGGAAATGATATGCAGGCAACATTAACCACCCAAGTCCACTTTAGTGCAGCGCACCGTCTAGCTCTTCCTAATCTTAGCTTAGAAGAAAATACAAATATTTATGGAAAATGTGCTCGTGTTCATGGCCATGGACACAATTATCATCTAGACATATCTGTAAGCGGTAATATTGATGTACGTACTGGAATGATCGTAAATCTTGTAGATTTGCAAAATATAATTAATGACTATGTCATAGAACCTTTTGATCATACGTTCCTTAATAAAGATATTCCATATTTTGTTCAAACTATTCCTACAGCTGAAAATATCACTCTTTATATTGCTCAGCTATTAGAAGAACCAATTAGAAATCTGGGAGTTGTATTACATAAAGTTAAGTTAACTGAAAGTCCAAATAATTCCTGTGAAATTTACTGTTCCTAA
- a CDS encoding DUF2499 domain-containing protein → MTLLSIPTWMIHIASVTEWIIAIWLVWTYSEVSNKNYWKFLSVAMLPSLASASCACLWHFFDNSPSLDWLVTIQAALTLLGNSTLCLAGRHIFLNSQAIDKENSGSSELT, encoded by the coding sequence ATGACTTTACTCTCAATTCCAACATGGATGATCCATATTGCTAGTGTAACTGAATGGATAATCGCTATTTGGCTTGTATGGACTTATTCAGAAGTAAGCAATAAGAATTATTGGAAGTTTCTTTCAGTTGCTATGCTACCATCATTGGCCAGCGCTTCATGTGCATGCCTTTGGCATTTTTTTGATAATTCTCCATCTTTAGATTGGCTGGTAACTATACAAGCAGCATTAACTTTATTAGGTAATAGTACTTTGTGTCTTGCTGGCAGACATATTTTTCTTAATTCCCAAGCTATAGATAAAGAAAATTCCGGATCCAGTGAGTTGACCTAA
- the gshB gene encoding glutathione synthase: MKLAFVVDPISELEPNHDSTIAMIEAAQDLGHEVWVTKINKLSIIEGKAWARMSRIEVDLTFFREKQKPKNISWYEISSQRLVCLDDMNVVFMRKDPPVNIRYLYATYILDLINPINTLVLNSPRGLREANEKIYALQFHQFMPPTIVGKDKEIIHDFVHTYKTAVLKPLGGKAGEGILILNLQDPNLNSIIEISTHQGQEPVMIQQFLPEAKYGDKRIILLNGNPIGAVNRVPTGQEFRGNMAVGGRVEKAEISLQEHDMCKVLGKKLRQDGLYFVGIDIIGGYLTEINVTSPTGIREIDSLDQKNLGQEVIKWVTSQ; encoded by the coding sequence ATGAAATTAGCATTTGTTGTTGATCCTATTTCAGAACTTGAGCCTAATCATGATAGTACTATTGCCATGATAGAGGCGGCTCAGGACTTAGGACATGAAGTATGGGTCACTAAAATTAATAAACTTAGCATTATTGAAGGAAAAGCTTGGGCAAGAATGTCCAGGATAGAAGTAGACCTAACATTTTTTAGGGAGAAGCAAAAACCTAAAAATATTTCTTGGTATGAGATATCTTCCCAAAGATTAGTATGTTTAGATGATATGAATGTTGTTTTTATGAGGAAAGATCCTCCTGTTAACATTCGTTATCTTTATGCAACATATATCTTAGATCTTATTAATCCCATAAATACCTTGGTTCTCAATTCACCTAGAGGATTACGTGAAGCTAACGAAAAGATATATGCTTTACAATTTCATCAGTTCATGCCGCCTACTATCGTAGGTAAAGATAAAGAGATTATCCATGACTTCGTACATACATACAAAACAGCTGTTTTAAAACCATTAGGAGGTAAAGCTGGCGAAGGGATTTTAATTTTAAACCTACAAGATCCTAACCTTAATTCAATTATTGAAATTAGTACTCATCAGGGGCAGGAACCAGTAATGATACAACAGTTTCTTCCTGAAGCAAAATATGGAGATAAAAGGATTATTTTACTAAATGGTAACCCTATAGGAGCAGTAAATAGAGTACCTACTGGCCAAGAATTTAGAGGGAATATGGCTGTTGGAGGAAGAGTTGAAAAGGCAGAAATTAGTCTTCAAGAGCATGACATGTGTAAAGTTTTAGGAAAGAAATTACGGCAAGATGGTTTATATTTTGTAGGAATTGATATTATAGGTGGCTATCTTACTGAAATAAATGTTACTAGTCCTACTGGTATCAGGGAAATTGATAGTCTTGATCAGAAAAATTTAGGTCAAGAAGTAATTAAATGGGTAACATCTCAATAA
- a CDS encoding CAAD domain-containing protein: protein MEFNVQEQTNPKDLSTETEGSLTPAFSLGNQPWQEWLTPMVDSFAKVPEYVGRFFSEYKQPLTTLGLLILSFISVKIMIAVLGAIDDVPLLAPLLQIIGLGYTLWFTWRYLWKSSNRKELLSEFEAVKNQVFGNNI, encoded by the coding sequence ATGGAATTCAATGTTCAAGAGCAAACAAACCCAAAAGACTTAAGTACTGAAACAGAAGGAAGTCTTACACCAGCTTTTTCTCTAGGTAATCAACCCTGGCAGGAATGGTTAACTCCTATGGTAGATAGTTTTGCTAAAGTTCCCGAATATGTTGGTCGATTCTTTAGCGAGTATAAACAGCCCCTAACTACTCTTGGCTTATTGATTCTATCTTTCATTAGTGTCAAGATCATGATTGCTGTTTTAGGAGCTATTGATGATGTTCCTTTATTAGCTCCTTTATTACAAATAATTGGATTAGGCTATACACTCTGGTTTACCTGGCGTTACCTTTGGAAATCATCTAATAGAAAAGAGTTACTTTCTGAATTCGAAGCAGTAAAAAACCAAGTTTTTGGTAACAATATATAA
- the petB gene encoding cytochrome b6 translates to MFSKQVTDSKIYQWFNDRLEIQAISDDITTKYVPPHVNIFYCLGGITLVCFIIQFATGFAMTFYYKPSVAEAFNSVQYIMNEVNFGWLIRSIHRWSASMMVLMMILHVFRVYLTGGFKKPRELTWITGVTMAVLTVSFGVTGYSLPWDQVGYWAVKIVSGVPAAIPVVGDSLVELLRGGQSVGQATLTRFYSLHTFVFPWLIAVFMLAHFLMIRKQGISGPL, encoded by the coding sequence ATGTTCTCTAAACAAGTTACAGATTCTAAAATTTATCAGTGGTTTAATGATCGTTTAGAAATCCAAGCTATTTCTGATGATATTACTACCAAATATGTTCCACCCCACGTTAATATTTTTTATTGTCTTGGTGGAATTACTCTAGTCTGCTTCATCATCCAGTTTGCTACTGGTTTTGCAATGACTTTTTATTATAAACCTAGTGTTGCTGAAGCATTCAACTCAGTTCAATACATCATGAATGAGGTTAACTTTGGATGGCTAATCCGTTCTATCCATCGTTGGTCAGCTAGTATGATGGTTTTGATGATGATATTACATGTTTTCAGAGTATATCTTACAGGTGGATTCAAAAAACCTCGTGAATTAACCTGGATAACAGGGGTCACCATGGCTGTGCTTACAGTTTCTTTTGGAGTAACCGGTTATTCTTTACCTTGGGATCAAGTTGGTTATTGGGCAGTTAAAATAGTTTCTGGTGTACCAGCAGCTATCCCAGTAGTAGGAGACTCACTAGTAGAACTATTAAGAGGAGGACAAAGTGTAGGTCAAGCAACACTTACTCGTTTTTATAGTCTACACACCTTTGTTTTCCCTTGGTTAATTGCGGTGTTTATGTTAGCCCACTTCTTAATGATTCGTAAACAAGGAATCTCTGGTCCTTTGTAA
- the grxC gene encoding glutaredoxin 3, whose amino-acid sequence MMTNIEIYTWSSCPFCIRAKALLNQKNLKFVEYCIDGDEAARAKMTERTNGKSSVPQIFINNKFIGGCDELHSMEATGGLDKLLEE is encoded by the coding sequence ATAATGACTAACATAGAAATATATACATGGAGTTCTTGCCCTTTTTGTATTCGGGCTAAAGCACTACTTAATCAAAAGAATTTAAAATTTGTTGAATACTGCATTGATGGAGATGAAGCAGCACGAGCTAAAATGACTGAAAGAACCAATGGAAAAAGTAGTGTACCTCAAATTTTCATTAACAATAAGTTCATTGGAGGTTGTGATGAATTACATTCTATGGAAGCAACTGGAGGTTTAGACAAGTTATTAGAAGAGTAA
- a CDS encoding DUF2808 domain-containing protein → MKIVKTLKAKIFRYSTASLALSGCLFTLSPDLSMANGNSGLVIFSGIENRSDILEYKLDFNGRPKFYGERMRLRVPKKKLTQGVSKFFVSYLKDPKFDGKFNTKSVDVRVGGESIPIKEIYWDKENRVLEIDIEKDLEAGNSVELVFSNLKNPSSGTYYFICDILTSGQIPLRVYVGTWIVSFSRT, encoded by the coding sequence ATGAAAATAGTAAAAACTTTAAAAGCAAAAATTTTTAGATACTCTACAGCATCTCTAGCCTTATCTGGATGTTTATTCACTTTATCTCCTGATCTTTCTATGGCTAATGGAAATTCAGGTTTAGTTATTTTTAGTGGTATAGAAAATCGTAGTGATATTTTAGAGTATAAGCTTGATTTTAACGGACGCCCTAAGTTTTATGGTGAACGTATGAGGTTGCGTGTACCTAAAAAAAAATTAACTCAAGGCGTTAGCAAATTCTTTGTATCTTATCTTAAAGATCCAAAGTTTGATGGGAAGTTTAATACAAAATCTGTAGATGTTCGTGTTGGTGGAGAATCTATCCCGATTAAAGAAATTTATTGGGACAAAGAAAATCGTGTACTAGAGATTGATATAGAAAAAGATCTTGAGGCAGGGAATTCAGTTGAACTTGTATTCTCTAATCTTAAAAATCCTAGTTCTGGTACTTATTATTTTATTTGTGATATTTTAACTTCTGGACAAATTCCACTTAGAGTTTATGTTGGTACCTGGATAGTTTCTTTTTCTCGTACCTAA
- the petD gene encoding cytochrome b6-f complex subunit IV → MAIEKKPDLSNPKLRAKLAQGMGHNYYGEPAWPNDLLYIFPVVIFGTIGLISGLAVLDPALVGEPANPFATPLEILPEWYLYPVFQILRILPSKLLGIACQAAIPLGLMLIPFIESVNKFQNPFRRPLASSVFLFGTAVALWLGIGATFPIDKSLTLGLF, encoded by the coding sequence ATGGCCATTGAAAAAAAGCCAGATTTAAGCAATCCTAAATTGCGTGCTAAGTTAGCTCAAGGAATGGGTCATAATTATTACGGAGAACCAGCTTGGCCTAACGATTTACTTTATATCTTTCCAGTGGTAATCTTTGGAACTATTGGTCTAATAAGTGGTTTGGCTGTTCTTGATCCAGCTCTAGTTGGAGAACCAGCTAACCCTTTTGCTACGCCTTTAGAAATTTTACCTGAATGGTATCTATACCCTGTTTTCCAAATTCTAAGAATTCTTCCCAGTAAATTATTGGGAATTGCTTGTCAAGCAGCTATACCTTTAGGATTAATGCTTATTCCTTTCATTGAAAGTGTAAATAAGTTTCAAAATCCTTTCCGCCGTCCTCTAGCTTCTAGCGTATTTCTTTTTGGAACAGCTGTAGCACTATGGTTAGGCATAGGTGCAACCTTTCCTATTGATAAATCTTTAACTTTAGGATTATTTTAA
- a CDS encoding DUF3593 domain-containing protein encodes MLSVNTLFLLSLFPYLGFLWFLTYSKETPRLALIGFYCLLIFVAITIPAGIFAKEVYEEELANIDWLHGAAELFLTLSNTLVVFGFYEEIIKYKNKQDK; translated from the coding sequence ATGTTATCTGTAAATACATTATTCTTATTATCTTTATTTCCTTATCTTGGTTTTTTATGGTTTTTAACATACTCAAAGGAAACACCAAGACTTGCGTTAATAGGTTTTTATTGTTTATTGATTTTTGTTGCAATAACAATTCCTGCTGGTATTTTTGCAAAAGAAGTATATGAAGAAGAGTTAGCCAATATTGATTGGTTACATGGAGCAGCTGAACTATTCCTCACATTGTCTAATACTTTAGTAGTATTTGGATTCTATGAAGAAATTATTAAATATAAAAATAAACAAGATAAATAA